In Cyclobacteriaceae bacterium, the DNA window CAAGGCTTCTAATAGTTTTGATGTTCTGGATCCGGAATCCAAAGAGATTGTAATGGAATGCAGGGAAGAGAACCTGGGTATCTTCACCAAGATATTTCGATTTACAGATTTGAAAAGAGCGACGCCATTCAATATGGTGATCAAGACTCCCGGAGGTCAGAAAATTCTTACAGTTCGCCGCGGGATCTCACTTTTTCTGTCTGAAGTAGATGTCCTTGACGAAAATGAAATGCTAATCGGCAGGTTCAAACAAAAGTTTCTTTCAATTGGCGGGAAGTTTGAAGTACTTGATGCTAATGGTACGTCACTTTGCATGCTGAAAGGAAAATGGACAAGCTGGGATTTTAAATTCGTTGCTAATGATGGAAAAGAATTTGCAACGGTTACAAAAAAATGGAGCGGATTGGGAAAGGAGTTATTCACCACGGCAGACAATTATATCCTTCAGATAAGTTCTGAAGTGCCAGCCGATCATGCTTTGAGGAAACTTATTTTATCCGCCGTAATGTGCATTGATCTGGTGTTGAAGGAATAGTAAAATTTTACAAGTCAATCTTTTTATTAATTTTACACGCTTAAGGGGTGCCAATAACAACGGGCTGAGATTATACCCATAGAACCTGATGCCGGTAATGCGGACGAAGGGAGGCAAGGTTAAACGTACGCGTGCGCATTCCCCGATGCGTAGCAGGTTTAAACCAAATTTTTAAAATGTTAAAATCTTTTATGGCAGCGTTGCTGCTCGTGCTGGCGTTAGACGCCCATGCACAGCTCAACATCAATGGAAAGGTCCGTGGTGCAAAGGACAATGTTCTTCTTATCGGTGCAACCATCCAACTCGATGGGAATGCTGTATTCACTATTACAGATGAATTTGGAGCATTCAGTCTTGTCAACATTGCTCCCGGAAATCATGTTTTAAGAGTCCGATTTCTTGGCTATGAAGAAAAATCGCAAAACTTTGATCTTCAAAAGAGTATCGATCTTGATATTACTCTGGAAGAATCTTCCGTGCTGACAGATGAGGTTATTGTCACGGCTACCCGCGCAAATGAGAAAACACCGACAACATTCACGAACATCAATGCACAATCCATCCAGAAACAGAATTTTGGTCAGGATCTTCCGATCATTCTTAACTGGACTCCATCCGTAGTCACTACTTCCGACGCAGGAGGCGGTGTTGGGTATACGGGCATCCGGATTCGCGGAAGTGATGCTACCCGTGTGAATGTGACCATCAATGGAATTCCCTACAATGACAGTGAGTCGCAACAAACCTATTGGGTTGATGTGCCTGATATTGCTTCATCCACCCAAAGCGTTCAAATTCAAAGAGGAGTAGGGACATCAACCAATGGTGCAAGTGCATTTGGTGCAAGTGTCAATGTTCAAACGAATTCACTAAAAGCAGATCCTTACACAGACTTCATAACAGCCTTTGGATCTTTCAATACTCAGCGTTATACCTTCCGTGCGGGTACAGGATTGATAAATGATCGATGGGCATTTGATGGAAAGGTCTCTAAAATAACTTCTGATGGTTACGTCGATCGTGCATCTTCGGACCTCGGATCATACTATCTCAGCGGAGGTTTTTATGGAAAGAGAACGATTGTCAAAGCAATAGTCTTTGGGGGAAGTGAAAAAACGTATCAATCCTGGTACGGTGTCGATGAAGAAACCCTGGCCACAAATCGAACCATGAATTATGCCGGAGCGATCTATGCCGCAGATGGGACGATCTCCCGCTACTATGACAATCAGGTAGATGACTATAAGCAGGACAATTATCAATTGCATATTTCACATCAGCTCGGTCAGTATTGGAATGCCAATGTTGCGATGCACTACACATACGGCCGGGGTTTTTACGAACAATACAATCAGGGCGAAAGCTTTGCTGGTATGGGTTTGCCTGATATACTTCTGAAGGACACAACGCTCACCAGCAGCGATGTAATAGTGCGCAAGTGGCTTGATAATAAATTCTATGGAGCGACATATTCGTTTAATTATTCTAAGGATAGGAATACTATTGTTGTAGGTGGAGCTTACAATCAATATGCTCACGCCAGGCATTTTGGAGAGATCGTATGGTCAGAATATGCCGGAGTAATTCCTGTTCGATACAATTATTATCAAGGTCAGTCTCAAAAGAATGATTTCAATACGTATGTTAAATGGAATTATAATCTGACAAAGGAACTTAACACATTTGTTGATCTTCAGTATCGCCGTGTCGACTATCAGACTGCCGGTATTCGCGATGACCAAAGTCCATATGATGTTAATGAAAGCTTCAATTTTTTCAATCCTAAGTTCGGATTGAGCTATACGCTTTCAGAAAAGAGTGTTCTCTATGGCTCTTACGCTGTCTCGAATCGTGAACCAAACCGCTCAGATTATATTGATGGTGAAGTAAAGCCACGGTCTGAGCATCTTGAAAATCTCGAGATAGGATGGCGAAGAACAACTTCTGATTATGGGTTTGAGGCGAATTATTACTTGATGAATTACACGGATCAACTGGTTTTGACAGGAGCCCTTGATAATACCGGAACACCGATTCGTGCTAATGTTGGGAAAAGCTATCGCACAGGAATTGAACTGTCGGGTATGATAAAGTTCTCAGATCGATTCTCCTGGAATTTAAACACCACCTTTAGTATAAGCAAGAATAAAGATTATGTGGATGATGCATTAATGGTAAGAAATACATCTATTATTCTTTCACCTGGTGTAATCGCAGGAAGTCAACTGACCTGGTCTCCTTTGCGGAATTTTCAGACCACCTTGCTGTCAAAATATGTCGGCAAGCAATACCTGGATAATAATGAAAATGAAAACCTAAAGCTGGCAGATTATTTTATAAATGATCTTCGATTAGCATATCAGATCTTTCCGAAAGGAATGAAGGAAATTGGATTAAGTTTTCTGGCCAATAATCTTTTTGATGTTAAGTATTCCTCTAATGGGGCAGCTTATGGAAGCACTGCGTACTACTATCCACAGGCAGGAAGGAACTTTATGGTTATGATAACAATGAAATTCTGAAACTGAGAAACTGACGGGTGATTGAAAAATTACCTGTCAGTTCTTTTGATCCCAGAGATAAACCGATCCTTCCCATCAAGATCTTTGACAATCTCAGCTTCAAATCCTGCTGATTGAAATAACTCCAATGTTTCTTTGCCAAACCGCTCATTAATCTCTGTCATTAGCATTCCACCTGATTTTAATGATCTTTTTGAATGCTCTGTCAATGCCCTATGAAAAATCAATGCATCATCGTTTGGTACAAAAAGAGCAAGTGATGGCTCGTAATTCACAACGTTTTCATGAAGTGTATTCTTTTCGTTCTCCAGTATGTATGGTGGATTACTCACAATGACATCAAGAGAATCCTTAGGCAAGAATTCACTAAGGACATCTCTTTTATAAAATTCTATGGATGCGTTAAGTTGTTTCGCATTTTTTTTTGCGATGATCAAAGCTTGTTCACTGATATCTGTTGCTGAAACATGAGAGGATTTAACCTCCAGCGAAAGTGTTATTCCAATGCAGCCGCTGCCAGTTCCAATATCCAGAATTGAGATTTCGTCAGCGCGATCTTTCATAAAAGAAAGAACGGAATCAATCATTATTTCTGTCTCCGGACGAGGAATCAAGACAGCCGGATTTACAATGAATCGCCTTCCATAAAATTCAGATTCTCCCAACACATATTGAAGTGGCTCATTTTTGTTCAATCGTCTGATAATGGAATTGAAATTTGATCGATCGAATTCCACTTCTTTGCCGCTCATTACATGGATCGGCCGCAGTTTTAATTGATTCTCCAGCACCCAAAAGATCATTGCTTCTTTTTCAGCTTGATTGGCGTCAACATTTAACTCACTCAGAAGTTCCTGAAAAAGGATTTTTGAATTGATCAGCATCTCTGCAATGGTAATAATCATTTTGCAGATCACCGCGTACTCATTTTGTTTTTTAGCTTTATGCTTTTGTTTTTTATCTGTGACTCACGAAGAACATTTTATGCAACGTGCACTGGATCTCGCTCGGTTGGGCATGGGAAAGGTCAGTCCAAACCCTTTGGTAGGGTGTGTCATTGTATTGAATGATAAAATTATTGGTGAAGGGTGGCACGATATCTATGGCGGACCACATGCAGAAGTAAATGCGGTTTCATCAGTTGCTGATAAAACGAGCCTTTCTGAGGCTACTGTTTATGTTAATCTTGAGCCATGCGCACACCATGGAAAAACTCCACCTTGTGCAGACATGCTGATTAATCATAAGGTCAAGAAAGTAGTCATCGCCAACATAGATCCCTTTGAAAAAGTAGCTGGTAAGGGTATTGATAAACTTAGGAGTGCAGGCATCGAAGTTGTCACAGGTATTTTGAATGAAAAAGGACATGAATTAAATAAACGATTTTTCACTTTCGTGAACATTAAGCGACCCTACATCATTCTTAAATGGGCAGAAACACTGGATGGTTTCATAGCTCGTGAGAATTATGATTCAAAGTGGATCAGCAATGCTTCGTCGCGACAGCTTGTTCATCGATGGCGTTCTGAAGAGGATGCAATTCTTATTGGAACCAACACTGCTCTACATGATAATCCAAAATTGAACGTGCGTGAATGGTCAGGAAGAAATCCAATCAGGATAGTAATTGATCGCCATCTAAGATTAAATTCTG includes these proteins:
- the prmC gene encoding peptide chain release factor N(5)-glutamine methyltransferase, encoding MIITIAEMLINSKILFQELLSELNVDANQAEKEAMIFWVLENQLKLRPIHVMSGKEVEFDRSNFNSIIRRLNKNEPLQYVLGESEFYGRRFIVNPAVLIPRPETEIMIDSVLSFMKDRADEISILDIGTGSGCIGITLSLEVKSSHVSATDISEQALIIAKKNAKQLNASIEFYKRDVLSEFLPKDSLDVIVSNPPYILENEKNTLHENVVNYEPSLALFVPNDDALIFHRALTEHSKRSLKSGGMLMTEINERFGKETLELFQSAGFEAEIVKDLDGKDRFISGIKRTDR
- the ribD gene encoding bifunctional diaminohydroxyphosphoribosylaminopyrimidine deaminase/5-amino-6-(5-phosphoribosylamino)uracil reductase RibD; translated protein: MTHEEHFMQRALDLARLGMGKVSPNPLVGCVIVLNDKIIGEGWHDIYGGPHAEVNAVSSVADKTSLSEATVYVNLEPCAHHGKTPPCADMLINHKVKKVVIANIDPFEKVAGKGIDKLRSAGIEVVTGILNEKGHELNKRFFTFVNIKRPYIILKWAETLDGFIARENYDSKWISNASSRQLVHRWRSEEDAILIGTNTALHDNPKLNVREWSGRNPIRIVIDRHLRLNSDLKLFDGSQLTLCYNTVRSGESKNLFFIKLSERDFISGVINDLFNRSIQSVIVEGGTKTLEAFIAGNTWDEARVFRSSKTFELGIAAPSLKGKLITEQKIESDTLSVYYNSTKI
- a CDS encoding RNAase; protein product: MNQPLNKNIFFVKEHVKVFKASNSFDVLDPESKEIVMECREENLGIFTKIFRFTDLKRATPFNMVIKTPGGQKILTVRRGISLFLSEVDVLDENEMLIGRFKQKFLSIGGKFEVLDANGTSLCMLKGKWTSWDFKFVANDGKEFATVTKKWSGLGKELFTTADNYILQISSEVPADHALRKLILSAVMCIDLVLKE
- a CDS encoding TonB-dependent receptor, whose product is MLKSFMAALLLVLALDAHAQLNINGKVRGAKDNVLLIGATIQLDGNAVFTITDEFGAFSLVNIAPGNHVLRVRFLGYEEKSQNFDLQKSIDLDITLEESSVLTDEVIVTATRANEKTPTTFTNINAQSIQKQNFGQDLPIILNWTPSVVTTSDAGGGVGYTGIRIRGSDATRVNVTINGIPYNDSESQQTYWVDVPDIASSTQSVQIQRGVGTSTNGASAFGASVNVQTNSLKADPYTDFITAFGSFNTQRYTFRAGTGLINDRWAFDGKVSKITSDGYVDRASSDLGSYYLSGGFYGKRTIVKAIVFGGSEKTYQSWYGVDEETLATNRTMNYAGAIYAADGTISRYYDNQVDDYKQDNYQLHISHQLGQYWNANVAMHYTYGRGFYEQYNQGESFAGMGLPDILLKDTTLTSSDVIVRKWLDNKFYGATYSFNYSKDRNTIVVGGAYNQYAHARHFGEIVWSEYAGVIPVRYNYYQGQSQKNDFNTYVKWNYNLTKELNTFVDLQYRRVDYQTAGIRDDQSPYDVNESFNFFNPKFGLSYTLSEKSVLYGSYAVSNREPNRSDYIDGEVKPRSEHLENLEIGWRRTTSDYGFEANYYLMNYTDQLVLTGALDNTGTPIRANVGKSYRTGIELSGMIKFSDRFSWNLNTTFSISKNKDYVDDALMVRNTSIILSPGVIAGSQLTWSPLRNFQTTLLSKYVGKQYLDNNENENLKLADYFINDLRLAYQIFPKGMKEIGLSFLANNLFDVKYSSNGAAYGSTAYYYPQAGRNFMVMITMKF